The window ACCGTGTACGCGGTGAGACAGGGAGTTACCGTGAGTAGCGTCTTGAGTGCGGAAGTTCCAACGCTTAACAGCACCTGCGAAGCCTTTACCTTTGGAGGTACCGGTTACGTCAACTTTCTTGACGTCTTCGAACAGGGACACGCTCAGCTCGGCACCCAGCTCCAGGCCTTCGCCTTCGCCGTCTGCCAGACGGAATTCCCACAGGCCACGGCCGGCTTCAACACCAGCTTTGGCAAAGTGACCCGCTTGCGGCTTAGTCACACGGTTGGCTTTCTTGGAGCCGGTGGTGATTTGCAGCGCACGGTAACCGTCGCTCTCCAGGGTCTTAACCTGGGTAACGCGGTTGCTTTCTACTTGGATTACGGTCACGGGAATGGAGACGCCATCTTCGGTGAAGATGCGGGTCATCCCGACTTTTTTACCGACTAGACCAATAGTCATTTTTAACCTCTAAGACTGTTCAGAGTGTTATCACGCAGAGGATCAGCCCAGGCTGATCTGTACGTCGACGCCAGCGGCCAGATCAAGGCGCATCAGGGCGTCAACAGTCTTGTCGGTGGGTTCTACGATATCCACCAGACGCTTGTGAGTACGGATCTCATACTGATCCCGCGCATCTTTGTTGACGTGCGGAGAGATCAG is drawn from Gallaecimonas xiamenensis 3-C-1 and contains these coding sequences:
- the rplC gene encoding 50S ribosomal protein L3, with product MTIGLVGKKVGMTRIFTEDGVSIPVTVIQVESNRVTQVKTLESDGYRALQITTGSKKANRVTKPQAGHFAKAGVEAGRGLWEFRLADGEGEGLELGAELSVSLFEDVKKVDVTGTSKGKGFAGAVKRWNFRTQDATHGNSLSHRVHGSIGQNQSPGKVFKGKKMAGHMGDERVTTQNLELVRVDAERGLLLVKGAVPGATGGDLIVKPAVKA
- the rpsJ gene encoding 30S ribosomal protein S10, with amino-acid sequence MANQRIRIRLKAFDHRLIDQSTAEIVETAKRTGAQVRGPIPLPTRKERFTVLISPHVNKDARDQYEIRTHKRLVDIVEPTDKTVDALMRLDLAAGVDVQISLG